AGGGATCCTTGAGACGGAATGCCGGCATGGCGCTGCCAATGGGCATATCTTGCGAATAAACCAGGGACATAACACCACCTCCCTTGCGGAAAAGATTATTCGTCCCTGATATGATAACGCATCACGCCGGAATGAAAACCGGCAGGAAGGGTAAGATGCGGATTCAGGCCATGGAAACCGGGCGGATATCGCGCACCTGCAACTGAACGGAAACGCGCTCCCGCCATTCGTTGCGTTGCGGAGTGAACAGAATATCCTGCGGGCCGGCCAACTGCGCCTGCCTCTCCGCCATCCCGAAGGCGATACAAGGCAGACCGTGCCCTCCCTGACAGGCAATGAAACGCAGGTGTTTGTCCCCCACCCGTTGCACGCTTTGCAGATGCACTCCCCGCGCCAGATAAACCGGCTGCGGGTTGCCCGGACCGAAAGGGGCCAGACGAGATAGTTCATCGATGCTGTCGAGATCGATTTCCTCGAGAGAAACCTCGCCATCATGAAATTGCCTGAACCGCAAATCTTCCGGGCTCAGGGTCTGGCGGGCCAGTTTTTCGAAATCCCTGGCGAAGGCCTCCACCCGGCCGGCATCGATTGTCAATCCGGCTGCATACTCGTGCCCCCCGAACCCCTGCAGAAAGGCTTGACAGTCCGACAACGCCTGATAGAGGTGCAACCCCTTTATCGACCGGCCCGACCCCTTCCCCACCCCCTCGTTCAGTGCGATCAGGATGGTCGGACGATGATACTTCTCCACCAGGCGGCTGGCAACGATACCGATCACACCGGGATGCCAGCGCTCGTCAGCCAGCACAATGCTATGGGTGGCGCCGGATGACCGCTGCCGCCAACGCTCATCGGCCTGTTCCAGGGTCTGCTGTTCAATAGCCTGACGGTCGCTATTGACCCTGTCCAGCATTTCGGCCGTCGCCATGGCATCCTGTACGGACTCTTGCAGCAACAACTCGACACCGACAGCACCGTCTTCGAGGCGGCCGGCGGCGTTGATCCGCGGCGCCAGGCGGAAACCGATGCTCCCGCAGGTGACCTTGT
This DNA window, taken from Syntrophotalea carbinolica DSM 2380, encodes the following:
- the recJ gene encoding single-stranded-DNA-specific exonuclease RecJ — translated: MSEASDTLWLERDVSEQLDAVALQQCLGLSRLASEALLRRGLGSLDEVQAFLQAKLSSMPDPCLMADMDKAVERLAQAVCNREKIAVHGDYDVDGISGTALLVETLRAFGARVSYHIPLRLKDGYGVSAAALEDCATHGATLAVTVDCGVSAHAQAMRAAELGLDLIITDHHQVPETLPAALAIVNPSRPDCGYPFKNLAGVGVAFLLLVALRKHLRDLGHWKTVCEPDLRYGLDLVALGTIADIVPLKGLNRALTKAGLELLSHSGRAGLQALKKVAGVDKVTCGSIGFRLAPRINAAGRLEDGAVGVELLLQESVQDAMATAEMLDRVNSDRQAIEQQTLEQADERWRQRSSGATHSIVLADERWHPGVIGIVASRLVEKYHRPTILIALNEGVGKGSGRSIKGLHLYQALSDCQAFLQGFGGHEYAAGLTIDAGRVEAFARDFEKLARQTLSPEDLRFRQFHDGEVSLEEIDLDSIDELSRLAPFGPGNPQPVYLARGVHLQSVQRVGDKHLRFIACQGGHGLPCIAFGMAERQAQLAGPQDILFTPQRNEWRERVSVQLQVRDIRPVSMA